A window of Oncorhynchus masou masou isolate Uvic2021 chromosome 19, UVic_Omas_1.1, whole genome shotgun sequence genomic DNA:
TGGGGGTTTAAAAAAATCTTTAATTGCTGTCCAAGAGTGTCAACTGTCTCTTCCTCACGTCAGTTCATATGTGGGTTGTAGAGAGTTGTTTTCAGTGGAGGTCTAGTTTTCCTACCTCATCCCGCTGACCTCTGTTTGGTAGATTCATTTCGACATGTTCATGCGAAACCTCCCTCCTTTCCGCCATTGTAACAAGCAAAGTTCCTACCCTGTAGTGGTTGTCGTCCAGCCCATCCGTCAGCACTggctccccctccccttctctaccccttcctcttcctctgtccatcATTTGGAGTAGCTCCCTGAGCCTGCCACTGCTGGCCCCATCaatgattttaaaaaacagagtcaatgtgggcgGTGTACGGAACAGATTTCCACTGCTCATGGGCCGCCTCCTAGGGGTCTGCTGGTACCCCAGTTGTATCAGGTCTTGTTGGGGGTAGAGCTGCGGCTGGGGAGACGGCTGAGCAAGTTGCTGTCGGACAACCAAGTCTGGTGCTGGTGCAGTGGATACAAGGGTATAATAGGGGGGTGGAAAGTCATTATCATCATCACCCCTGTTTCTCCTTTTCTTATCTTCTACCGTGTTTCTTCTTCTTACTTTCTTTCACCAATATTCCTTTAACTTTCCTGTCTGACTGTCTTTCGGCTTCCCTTTCCCACTTTCTAAACTTACCCCATTCTATTTGACATGTCTTGCCTTCTCTAACTTATTTCTAGATTCTGCTAATAACATTTCACTCAATGCCTTTAACTGGAGAATCTGCTACCTTGTGCCAGAGTGGTACCAGCggagattttagcatgtaaatcttggtggggcaaggaaaataaataataataattgtgatGCATGCAAGCAGAActgcacaacacaacactaaacaatacattaattgcactttaacaggtgcccacaaactgttagggcctacataaagctgtcctaacagcagtcccaacatcttaccactgctatatctggcggagccttgtctggcagcgaaacagttcattcagcctcatttactgccttttcaaaaaacatatctgatatggctgacttgcttaaacaaatgtggtttccaaTTGCGATGTCCAAATGATGGCATAATGGGacaacaagcggataagaggcaatccgtaatttcaagTAAGACAtcaatgagcgagctaggacagaAGTAGTCTATGTAACTATTTGttaagcacttttgaaatgtacagtgacagaattcagaacatgggctgttcttacagtgttcttcctgtacaccaagtcagaactgtaggataaataaatgaggcatataagcagacaatgaaagctttacaaaatttgatgattacatttctctaaaacaggttattggttacatgtgcaccaccaagtcaacaGTAAGCGaaattaagaggggtaaatagaccaaattattagggtgaggcaaatgggctactaacagcttactacacaacatacacagtattactttcttagctacagtatacatatctccctggcatattacataatttcaGCAGCATAcgagacatttttggactcaccttgtggtgctgtgctcacttgaacaggaaagtGGAAAGGCGGTCCTtcatgggcaaattttgtcatcaaagtctggcaatctctggatttatggtgtttTCAAGAGAACTGGAAACTCTGAAAAAAACatggttgaatcatgatgacgtcattgaTCTTCAAATCATAGttctagaaagaggcccaagttcccaacttacaattccgagttggatgactgttcaacaCACATTTCCAAGATGGAGTTAATTTTTTACggaattcccagttgtcttgaactcactgaagtcaagcacatatcatgcttcattgacagcatggccaatgttgaacgtttattattttaaacttggaaaagagacacaatcccagatttgggaccatacagccactccactgaatagcaggctagtgattgctttgcaatgcttgcagttagccactgtcactgattctttccaaaccactcattgttgaattagcgatttccaacttgttgtgtaatgttattgtccaatggctgatgagtaccgatacgttttatctatcatTTCTCATCATTAATTCTCTTCATGTGACAAGGATTGAAAATTATTTtacagtccaatcaaagctactgtagatataacgtgatttgacgtcattttatctgtggcaaATAACCTTGAGCAAAACAACAGTGTTTAATTAAGAACGTCTTCCTTTCTTATAATTAAAATGagatcttttttttttattattattctaTGTCATTTTACATTTTATACCCACATGGAAGTTATGCAAATTTCCAATGTAGGTTTACATTTATAGCTGGTTTCCAAATTTTACCAGTACACTGATTAatacattttctttaaaaaaaataataataatttcctgCAGGAATATAACCCTGTCATATCCTCCCATGGTCACTTCTCTGCTTCAACAGAGAAACAACCTCTGTCCCTGACCAGGATACTTCTGTTTccaaaaaaaaaatcccatttgGAGATGTCCATGCTCTTACAGGATCACCCTGCATCAACAGCCTGACCTGTTGAAACGGGTTACGGGGCTGGCAGGATTCCACAAAGATCCACAGGTCTTGTTAGTGGCTCTTCACTAAGAGGCTAGTACAATCAGTCTTCACAAGCAGTTTTAATTCTCAATGTATCTCAATGGCACAGCACACAGGTGAAACCACAATTAACTAGTATAAAAATAGTCACAAGCAAAGTGTACACAATACTACAAAGCATGAATATACATTTAGCAAACCCTTACATTTAACCTGCGAATGAACACAGTATCAAAACACTAGAAGGACCTTACTGGTGGTCTCTTAAGACCACACAGCTACCTAACAAATTGAAGTCAAGATTACAGATGGCAAGAAATGCACTGCCATTGTTATGTTCCTAGCCAGTAGGTGGCGACATGCACACTCAATTGTGCGAACAGCAATATATTGTTGAAGAAGAAGGTGATGGTGCATTTAAGCCCTGAACAATGCCTGACAGGCAACTGTCTCCCAGGCTGCGTGTCGCCCCCAAGACCACAGCCAATCGCATTCGAGGAACATAGCAGCTAACTTGGCTAATCTTGTGAGCTAGCTACTTAACTAGGTGGTCTTGCTGTCTATGGTATCTAGGCAGAATCCTGATTTATCAGCCTATGAAGCTGCTATTGAATCTGATCAATTTCTAAGGCTGAAATTGAATCTGATCAGGAATGGAGCTAACTTACTCTGTAAATGTAATCCACAAAACATGAACTGTCTCTTAGAATTATACACAAATCAGTTATGCAAACTAACAACCAGTACAGATAACAAGCTAGTTTGCTAACAAGAGTACATAGCTAACTAGTTAGCTCGTTTGCTTACAAGACTAGCTGAGTTAGCTACAGTGTTACTTGCATGCGATttgctgtgttcttgggggcgGCACGCAGCGTAGGAGACAGAACTGCCTGTCGGGCATCGTTCAGGGCTTAAATGCCCACAAGCATGGGTGTGTAGGGCAGACGAAACATCGGAGAATACAAAGAAAGAGGCATCATGGCCGAAATATCTCTGTATCTCACCAACGTGAACGTGTCTTTGGGCCAAACGATGGACGTAGAGAAGGTAGGCTCGGCAGGTCAAGATTATGAAAATGGTTTATTATCGGTCCTTTATATTTCGGTGTTTTCAGACCAGCTGGCTAgcgttagctagttaacgttactaCAATTTAGTGCATCTATGTTTTCGTGCCTGTCATCGTCTCATGCTGACGCTTAAAACGTAGGCCATACTACGGGTAGGCCTATGTAAAATTCAGACATTGATAAACATAGAAATGGTTGATTATCTAATTGTGTGTAAGCAGCAGCCTGTCAtcaagaagtgtgtgtgtgtgtgtgtgtgtgtgtgtgtgtgtgtgtgtgtgtgtgtgtgtgtgtgtgtgtgtgtgtgtgtgtgtcccagatcCCCAGCACAGGGAAGGACTTTGAGAGTGTCGAGCTGGGAGACCTGGAGAAGGGGGATCAGAAAGAAGAGAAAGCCCCACGAAGGATCATCCATTTCTCTAGCGGAGAAACCATGGAAGAATACAGTACagacgaggaggagggggaggacaagGAACCAGAGAAGAAGGACCTACTGTCCCCCCCTGTCGATGCGGTGAGGGTGTGTAGTGTGTTAaatagaagtgtgtgtgtttttagtttGTGTATTTTACTGAAATGTGCGATTAACGTCTGTACTTCCTATAATATGTGTTCCAAAACCTGGTAATAACCCACGTTTGTGTGTCAGAACAAGCTGACCTGGGGCCCGTACTTCTGGTTCCATATGTGGAGAGCAGCTACCTCCACTGTTTCAGGTGGGTGCCTGATATGAGACAATATGTATTATAAACCTCTAGGGTTGATGGCCTTCTCCTGCCGTACACTACCTTGATACTGCCTTGAATACTATGCTGTTGGTAAAACTCCAGAACGTGTATTTCAGCTTGTGACTACCTCGGGGAGAGGATGGCCTCGCTCTTTGGAATC
This region includes:
- the LOC135506119 gene encoding protein FAM177A1-like isoform X1 — protein: MAEISLYLTNVNVSLGQTMDVEKIPSTGKDFESVELGDLEKGDQKEEKAPRRIIHFSSGETMEEYSTDEEEGEDKEPEKKDLLSPPVDAVRNKLTWGPYFWFHMWRAATSTVSACDYLGERMASLFGITSAKYQYAIDEYYRMRKEKEEEDEDNRLSEEAEQYFVENQDEEIHGPMTDQPEGTATTPHSTDTYQVEKEAKATPTAIRVPAIVTTTT
- the LOC135506119 gene encoding protein FAM177A1-like isoform X2, producing MAEISLYLTNVNVSLGQTMDVEKIPSTGKDFESVELGDLEKGDQKEEKAPRRIIHFSSGETMEEYSTDEEEGEDKEPEKKDLLSPPVDANKLTWGPYFWFHMWRAATSTVSACDYLGERMASLFGITSAKYQYAIDEYYRMRKEKEEEDEDNRLSEEAEQYFVENQDEEIHGPMTDQPEGTATTPHSTDTYQVEKEAKATPTAIRVPAIVTTTT